A single Chloracidobacterium sp. DNA region contains:
- a CDS encoding nuclear transport factor 2 family protein — MNDTVRAWHKMVESRDVSGLDWLLADDVVFYSPVVHTPQSGKPITLRYLTAAYGVFLNDTFQYVREIVGDHDAVLEFVVEIDGITVNGVDMLKWNESGKLTQFKVMIRPLKAVELIHQKMAAMLAGRS, encoded by the coding sequence ATGAACGATACTGTCAGAGCCTGGCACAAGATGGTCGAGTCCCGCGATGTCTCGGGGCTCGATTGGCTTCTGGCGGACGACGTTGTTTTCTATTCACCTGTCGTTCACACGCCGCAGTCAGGCAAGCCGATCACACTTCGATATCTGACGGCGGCTTACGGCGTATTCTTGAATGACACATTTCAATACGTCCGAGAGATTGTCGGCGATCACGATGCCGTACTCGAATTTGTCGTCGAGATCGACGGCATAACCGTAAATGGCGTGGATATGCTCAAATGGAATGAGAGCGGCAAACTCACGCAATTCAAAGTAATGATCCGTCCGCTTAAGGCAGTCGAACTGATTCACCAAAAAATGGCCGCAATGCTCGCTGGCCGTTCTTAA
- a CDS encoding ABC transporter permease, whose amino-acid sequence MSLNLQIAKDTVTAVFASLWSYKLRAALTLTGVIIGTAVVSMVGAILTGLSERVAAVTEESSPNAIYFTKGAKIGPSFETPTAEERQRKELTYEDALAIAALPGLKAVSPQKVIGDYGPTANPPKINGNGREGFNPLILGVWENYPEISSITLASGRFFTDYERKNRSAVAVLGHRIATQIFEDSDPIDQTVKINGRIFRVVGVVADPAGQGVIGSDDIELRSVYIPFETALKFYPEIKNTVICVRAFQGKTDEALDEVSAVLRQRRGVGPNEPNNFGANKAEQIFEVVNQAISGLAAIVVPIALASLLVGGLGVMNIMLVSVTERTAEVGIRRAVGAKKSDILFQFLTEAVVLTGFGGIIGILIGLAAALLIRLAISFPTVVPLWAVVSGFFTSMLIGLVAGIYPAWRAANLDPVHAMRGD is encoded by the coding sequence ATGAGTCTAAACCTCCAAATTGCCAAAGATACGGTCACAGCGGTGTTTGCGTCGCTGTGGTCGTACAAACTGCGTGCCGCACTGACCCTGACGGGCGTGATCATCGGAACGGCGGTCGTCTCGATGGTCGGAGCGATCCTCACAGGACTTTCCGAAAGGGTCGCCGCCGTGACGGAAGAGTCATCGCCGAATGCAATCTATTTTACAAAAGGAGCGAAGATCGGGCCTTCGTTTGAAACACCGACGGCCGAGGAACGTCAGCGGAAGGAACTGACGTACGAGGACGCCCTCGCGATAGCAGCGTTGCCGGGGCTTAAGGCGGTTTCGCCGCAGAAAGTGATCGGCGATTACGGCCCGACCGCAAATCCGCCAAAGATCAACGGAAATGGCCGCGAGGGTTTTAATCCGTTGATCCTCGGCGTCTGGGAAAATTATCCTGAGATAAGTTCGATCACTCTCGCATCCGGACGCTTTTTTACAGATTACGAACGAAAAAACAGGAGTGCCGTCGCCGTGCTCGGCCACCGCATCGCGACCCAGATCTTCGAAGACAGCGACCCGATCGATCAGACCGTTAAGATCAATGGCCGCATATTCCGGGTGGTCGGCGTCGTCGCTGATCCGGCGGGCCAGGGCGTGATCGGCAGTGACGATATCGAGCTGCGCTCGGTTTACATCCCATTTGAAACTGCTCTGAAATTTTATCCCGAGATCAAAAATACCGTGATCTGCGTCAGAGCATTTCAGGGCAAAACTGACGAGGCACTCGACGAGGTCTCGGCCGTACTGCGCCAGCGACGCGGCGTCGGGCCAAATGAGCCCAATAATTTTGGAGCCAATAAGGCGGAGCAGATCTTTGAAGTCGTCAATCAAGCTATCTCGGGCCTTGCGGCCATCGTCGTTCCGATCGCACTCGCAAGCCTTCTGGTAGGCGGCCTTGGCGTAATGAATATAATGCTTGTCTCAGTTACCGAACGCACTGCCGAGGTTGGGATCCGGCGGGCGGTCGGTGCAAAAAAATCCGACATTCTCTTTCAGTTTTTGACTGAGGCCGTGGTATTGACGGGGTTTGGCGGTATTATCGGTATTCTCATCGGTCTGGCTGCGGCATTGCTCATCCGGCTTGCCATCAGTTTTCCGACAGTTGTTCCGCTGTGGGCTGTGGTTTCGGGCTTTTTCACGTCGATGCTGATCGGTCTCGTCGCCGGCATCTATCCGGCGTGGCGAGCGGCCAATCTCGATCCGGTCCACGCGATGCGCGGCGATTGA
- a CDS encoding ABC transporter ATP-binding protein has protein sequence MAPILKAENLTKSYKVGKVDVPALRGVSFEVEKGEFVAIMGPSGCGKSTLLHLLGGLLSPTSGSILIDGEDLAKVSDAQRTDIRRRKIGFVFQRFNLFPTLTADGNLKLAEKIHTGNGGGSAENRRKVLKLLQLEDKMHHKPLELSGGEQQRVALARAVINSPAIILADEPTGNLDTENSAIVLEMFRELNEELNQTIIMITHNPEAAAVCSRTIQMRDGHIIN, from the coding sequence ATGGCACCGATCTTAAAAGCAGAAAATCTAACCAAATCATACAAGGTCGGCAAGGTCGATGTTCCGGCTTTGCGCGGCGTTTCATTCGAGGTCGAAAAGGGCGAGTTTGTTGCGATAATGGGGCCCTCGGGATGCGGCAAATCGACACTGCTCCATCTACTTGGCGGACTGCTGAGCCCGACTAGCGGCAGCATCTTGATCGACGGCGAAGATCTCGCAAAGGTCAGCGACGCTCAGCGGACCGACATTCGCCGGCGTAAGATCGGCTTTGTGTTCCAACGTTTTAATCTGTTTCCGACGCTTACGGCGGACGGCAATCTAAAGCTTGCGGAAAAGATCCACACCGGCAACGGCGGCGGCAGTGCTGAAAATCGACGAAAGGTATTGAAACTCCTGCAGCTTGAAGATAAAATGCACCACAAACCGCTTGAGCTTTCCGGCGGCGAGCAGCAACGTGTCGCTTTGGCCCGGGCGGTGATCAATAGTCCGGCGATCATACTCGCGGACGAGCCGACAGGTAATCTCGACACTGAAAATTCGGCGATCGTGCTTGAGATGTTTCGCGAGCTTAACGAGGAACTCAATCAGACGATCATTATGATCACGCATAACCCGGAGGCTGCGGCAGTGTGTTCGCGGACGATCCAGATGCGTGACGGGCATATCATCAATTAG
- a CDS encoding VIT family protein codes for MVHNEMHRTHRIGWLRAAVLGANDGIVSTASLLIGVAAADSGHSAVMLAGVAGLFAGALSMAAGEYVSVHSQADTEKADIELERKHLADEPEFELRELAGIYEGRGLDPELALQVAEQLMDHDALGAHTRDELGITDTLSANPLQAAVFSAVSFAIGATLPLVVAYFAPGPLMIWLIAASSLLFLALLGGIAARAGGAGIVTGAVRVLFWGAIAMGATALVGKLFGAVV; via the coding sequence ATGGTACACAACGAAATGCACCGCACGCATCGCATAGGCTGGTTGCGTGCGGCTGTTTTGGGGGCGAATGACGGCATCGTGTCGACGGCATCGTTGCTGATCGGTGTGGCTGCCGCCGACTCTGGACACAGTGCAGTGATGTTGGCCGGTGTCGCCGGTTTGTTTGCCGGAGCTCTGTCGATGGCCGCCGGTGAATATGTCTCGGTCCATTCACAAGCCGACACCGAAAAGGCGGATATTGAGCTTGAACGCAAGCACCTCGCCGACGAGCCCGAGTTTGAACTGCGTGAGCTTGCAGGGATCTACGAAGGCCGCGGCCTCGACCCGGAACTTGCACTGCAGGTGGCCGAACAGCTTATGGATCACGACGCTCTCGGTGCCCACACTCGCGACGAACTCGGGATCACCGACACGCTGAGTGCCAATCCGTTGCAGGCCGCAGTTTTTTCGGCTGTGAGTTTTGCTATTGGTGCGACATTGCCGCTGGTGGTAGCGTACTTTGCGCCCGGGCCGCTGATGATCTGGCTGATCGCGGCCAGTTCGCTGCTGTTTCTGGCCCTGCTTGGCGGCATTGCCGCACGTGCCGGCGGTGCGGGCATAGTGACCGGTGCGGTCCGAGTGTTATTCTGGGGAGCGATCGCTATGGGGGCGACGGCACTCGTCGGAAAACTCTTTGGCGCCGTCGTTTAG
- a CDS encoding ABC transporter permease has translation MIIKTLQIEFRHWLEFLTIAGGSLLGSKLRSILTVVSVMIGVASVAIVSALLAGASAFVVSQVANFAPDVVRLEKAAFQDFSGDGQAFVTALAKRPDILPDDLDALRKRFETQLEMGAEVTASLPVRNAGKTLNGISIQGVTPNITQLTTLKVATGREFNGTDDELRRNVCIIGADVADGLYPTESPIGKELRIGQLPYTVIGVAEPRGSIFGSSQDGFALIPLGTFSKIFGERTRSISILARSLASAGLSVAETEEALRLGVRLSRKLDSDVGDDFSLVTAKSVQTFTSNLTGLIGVITFPLTLIALAVGGIVVMNMMLASVTERTREIGIRLAIGATRRDILTQFLFEALLLTIAGGICGVTFAFLLIELVAWITALPLFMPIGSVVTAILMSCFVGIVFGVIPARRAAKLDPIEALRSE, from the coding sequence TTGATCATAAAGACCCTACAAATCGAATTCAGACATTGGCTGGAGTTTTTAACTATCGCCGGCGGCTCACTTCTGGGCAGTAAACTCAGGTCGATCCTGACTGTAGTTTCGGTGATGATCGGTGTTGCCTCAGTAGCGATCGTCTCGGCGTTACTTGCCGGAGCAAGTGCATTTGTGGTCAGTCAGGTAGCTAATTTTGCACCTGACGTAGTCCGGCTCGAAAAGGCCGCGTTTCAGGATTTTTCGGGTGACGGACAGGCCTTTGTGACCGCTCTTGCAAAACGGCCGGATATCTTGCCCGATGACCTCGACGCATTGCGAAAGCGTTTTGAGACACAACTTGAGATGGGTGCTGAGGTCACGGCCTCGTTACCGGTCCGAAATGCAGGCAAGACACTCAACGGCATCTCGATCCAGGGTGTTACGCCAAACATCACACAACTCACGACGTTAAAGGTCGCCACCGGACGCGAATTTAACGGCACCGACGATGAACTTCGGCGAAATGTCTGTATCATCGGCGCCGACGTGGCAGACGGCCTGTATCCGACCGAGAGTCCGATCGGCAAAGAACTGAGGATCGGCCAACTTCCTTACACGGTCATTGGCGTTGCCGAACCTCGTGGGTCGATATTCGGGTCGTCACAGGATGGATTTGCTCTGATACCGCTGGGGACATTCTCAAAGATCTTCGGTGAACGAACCCGTTCGATCTCGATACTTGCCAGGTCGCTGGCCTCAGCCGGACTGTCGGTCGCAGAGACCGAGGAGGCACTGCGGTTGGGAGTACGACTGAGCCGTAAGTTGGACTCAGACGTCGGTGATGATTTCAGCCTGGTTACCGCCAAGAGTGTTCAGACATTTACGTCGAATCTGACCGGCCTGATCGGGGTGATCACTTTCCCTCTGACTCTGATCGCATTGGCGGTGGGCGGCATCGTGGTTATGAATATGATGCTCGCATCCGTTACCGAACGGACGCGTGAGATCGGGATCCGTTTGGCGATCGGGGCAACGCGGCGTGACATCCTGACGCAGTTCTTGTTCGAGGCGTTGCTGCTCACGATCGCCGGCGGTATCTGCGGAGTTACATTTGCATTTTTGCTGATCGAGTTGGTCGCGTGGATCACCGCTCTACCGCTGTTTATGCCTATCGGATCGGTGGTCACGGCGATCTTGATGTCCTGTTTCGTGGGTATCGTATTTGGTGTGATACCGGCGCGTCGAGCGGCAAAACTCGATCCGATCGAGGCTCTTCGCAGCGAATAG
- a CDS encoding radical SAM protein, whose protein sequence is MPKASSFSRFTRGVRHTVRAFASTRHPVLVHIVPMRRCNLACTYCNEYDKTSDPVPIDVMLKRIDKLAEFGSSVITISGGEPMMHPEIFEIIARIRHHGMIAGLISNGYYFQVDKIKKLNEAGLDYLQISIDNVTPDDVSKKSLKVLDSKLVNLHDHAKFKVNINSVVGGGVANPDEALIIANRALELGFSSTVGIIHDGDGLNKGLTDREKEVYKEIKAKGARSYARWNWFQDELVDGGEYEWRCRAGSRYLYVDEGGIVSWCSQQRGTPGIPLLEYTHEDLKREYHTEKWCAPTCTIQCVHQVGHLDAWRDPQISLADYTKRNGGLKKETVASVINAE, encoded by the coding sequence ATGCCAAAGGCAAGCAGTTTTAGCAGATTCACACGCGGAGTTCGCCACACGGTCCGGGCATTTGCCTCGACGCGGCATCCGGTGCTGGTACATATCGTGCCGATGCGTCGTTGTAATCTCGCCTGTACGTATTGCAACGAGTATGACAAAACGAGCGATCCGGTACCGATCGACGTAATGCTCAAGCGTATCGATAAACTCGCCGAATTCGGGTCGTCGGTGATCACTATTTCCGGCGGCGAACCGATGATGCACCCGGAGATATTCGAGATCATTGCCCGCATCCGCCATCACGGGATGATTGCGGGATTGATCTCTAACGGCTATTACTTTCAGGTCGATAAGATCAAAAAGCTGAATGAAGCAGGCCTCGATTATCTGCAGATCTCGATCGATAATGTGACGCCCGACGACGTTTCGAAAAAGAGCCTCAAGGTGCTCGATTCTAAGCTCGTCAATCTGCACGATCACGCCAAATTTAAGGTTAATATCAATTCTGTGGTCGGTGGCGGCGTTGCCAATCCGGATGAGGCTCTAATCATTGCAAACCGTGCTCTCGAACTCGGGTTTTCGTCTACGGTCGGCATCATTCACGACGGCGACGGCCTCAACAAGGGCCTGACGGACCGTGAAAAAGAGGTTTACAAAGAGATCAAGGCCAAAGGTGCCCGCTCCTATGCCCGTTGGAATTGGTTTCAGGACGAACTCGTGGACGGCGGCGAATACGAATGGCGTTGCCGTGCCGGATCTAGATATCTGTACGTTGACGAAGGCGGGATCGTTAGTTGGTGTTCCCAACAACGCGGAACACCGGGAATTCCGCTGCTCGAGTACACGCACGAAGACCTCAAACGCGAGTACCATACTGAAAAATGGTGCGCTCCGACCTGTACGATCCAATGCGTACATCAGGTAGGCCATCTCGACGCTTGGCGTGACCCGCAAATTTCGCTGGCTGATTATACCAAGCGTAATGGCGGATTGAAGAAGGAAACCGTCGCCAGTGTCATTAACGCGGAGTAG
- a CDS encoding outer membrane lipoprotein carrier protein LolA encodes MKSRAKVIRLGLAAVGLALFFGVFAADATNAQVLREVLNRMDLNYKGLSSLQSDVTLVKYNDQIGKSDTSIGSTSYLPKTPKRVMYVRIDWTKPVAESIVVIGEDYVMYRPTLSQVIKGKANSSKNSKVPGNALSFVSMSKAQLQANYDVGYVGEEEIKGGIKTWHVLLTPKTATSYKTAELWVDADGMPRQARINENNGDTTTILLSAIKKNVKLDTSVFKLSYPSGTKEIKG; translated from the coding sequence ATGAAGAGTAGAGCAAAAGTTATCAGACTTGGATTGGCGGCCGTCGGCCTCGCGCTGTTTTTCGGCGTATTTGCGGCGGATGCAACTAACGCGCAGGTTCTGCGCGAGGTTCTCAACCGGATGGATCTCAACTACAAGGGCCTGAGTTCGCTGCAATCAGACGTTACACTTGTTAAGTACAATGATCAGATCGGAAAGAGCGATACGTCCATCGGCAGTACAAGCTATTTGCCGAAAACGCCGAAGCGGGTTATGTACGTCCGCATCGATTGGACCAAGCCTGTCGCTGAGAGCATCGTGGTGATCGGCGAAGATTACGTTATGTACCGCCCGACGCTGAGCCAGGTGATCAAGGGCAAGGCTAACAGTTCGAAAAACTCCAAGGTTCCCGGCAACGCACTTTCGTTCGTGAGTATGTCTAAGGCCCAACTTCAAGCAAACTATGACGTGGGGTATGTCGGCGAAGAAGAGATCAAAGGCGGGATCAAGACCTGGCACGTACTTTTGACGCCTAAGACGGCGACGAGTTACAAAACGGCCGAACTCTGGGTGGATGCCGATGGTATGCCGCGGCAAGCCCGGATCAATGAGAATAACGGCGATACGACGACGATACTTTTGTCCGCGATCAAAAAGAACGTCAAGCTTGATACCTCGGTGTTCAAGCTCTCATACCCGAGCGGCACCAAAGAGATCAAGGGTTAA